One genomic window of Etheostoma cragini isolate CJK2018 unplaced genomic scaffold, CSU_Ecrag_1.0 ScbMSFa_201, whole genome shotgun sequence includes the following:
- the LOC117940238 gene encoding collagen alpha-2(IX) chain-like — MWIFLMVLGLLGQNQAFPWEHSNLWPILQQQLDQTTLSPVSDPGQKTSSSSSSSSSSSSESSESQSSKNQQLRGDDITPGINSLWANQLLSLRDGDAGDPGDTVDAGDPGDTVDPRDTVDAGDPGTTVDPGETGDPGTTVDAGDPGDTVDAGDPGTTVDPGETGDPGDTGDAEDVSLPVGGAFVEQALFPFDSEQHGYYGDGAGLQL, encoded by the exons ATGTGGATCTTCTTGATGGTGCTCGGCTTGCTGGGTCAGAACCAGGCGTTTCCATGGGAACACAGCAACCTCTGGCCAatcctgcaacaacagctggaCCAGACCACA cttTCTCCTGTTTCTGACCCCGGACAGAaaacatcttcttcttcttcgtcttcttcctcctcttcatcagagTCCTCCGAGAGCCAGAGTTCAAAG AATCAACAGCTGAGAGGAGATGACATCACCCCCGGCATCAACAGCCTGTGGGCCAATCAACTGCTTTCACTGCGAGACGGAGACGCCGGGGACCCCGGAGACACCGTGGACGCTGGGGACCCCGGAGACACCGTGGACCCCAGAGACACCGTGGACGCTGGGGACCCCGGAACCACCGTGGACCCCGGAGAGACCGGGGACCCCGGAACCACCGTGGACGCTGGGGACCCCGGAGACACCGTGGACGCTGGGGACCCCGGAACCACCGTGGACCCTGGAGAGACCGGGGACCCCGGAGACACCGGAGACGCCGAGGATGTGTCACTTCCTGTGGGCGGGGCCTTTGTGGAACAG GCGCTGTTCCCCTTCGACTCAGAGCAGCACGGTTACTATGGAGACGGGGCGGGGCTTCAGCTGTGA